The Paenibacillus sp. RUD330 genome has a segment encoding these proteins:
- the lexA gene encoding transcriptional repressor LexA yields MSKVSNRQQAILDFIKNEVRDKGYPPSVREIGEAVGLASSSTVHGHLDRLEKKGLIRRDPTKPRAIEILDGDDAAMLPFPVSISRVPVVGKVTAGVPIMATENIEEYFPLPADYVGDHEVFMLSVVGESMIEAGIHNGDYVIVRQQPSASNGDIVVAMTEDDEATVKTFYKERDHIRLQPENASMEPIRLKNVTILGKVIGLFRNLH; encoded by the coding sequence ATGTCTAAAGTGTCCAACCGCCAGCAGGCCATTCTTGACTTCATCAAGAACGAAGTCCGGGACAAAGGCTATCCACCTTCAGTACGTGAGATCGGCGAGGCGGTAGGCCTGGCATCCAGCTCCACGGTGCATGGCCATCTGGACCGCCTGGAGAAGAAGGGCCTGATCCGCCGCGACCCTACCAAGCCGCGCGCCATCGAGATCCTCGACGGCGACGATGCCGCCATGCTGCCCTTCCCCGTCTCGATCAGCCGCGTTCCCGTCGTCGGCAAGGTGACGGCCGGAGTGCCGATCATGGCGACCGAGAACATCGAGGAGTACTTCCCTTTGCCGGCTGATTATGTCGGCGACCACGAGGTGTTCATGCTGAGTGTCGTCGGGGAGAGCATGATCGAGGCGGGCATACATAATGGCGATTACGTCATCGTCCGCCAGCAGCCTTCCGCCAGCAACGGCGATATCGTCGTGGCCATGACGGAAGATGACGAAGCGACCGTCAAGACATTCTACAAGGAACGCGACCATATCCGGCTTCAGCCCGAGAACGCCTCCATGGAGCCGATCCGGCTCAAGAATGTGACGATTCTCGGCAAGGTTATCGGATTGTTCCGCAATCTTCACTGA
- a CDS encoding LysM peptidoglycan-binding domain-containing protein, with amino-acid sequence MMTLSGYSTPERGSEATVRRQEKKQEHIYLKECFRPGAGAGDSRFITRSSSVSARTAGSSRPRRMLPYAAAALLFLLAFSSFWGFSGASSSHITPAAEGELTITVTSGDTLWSIAGNSGLSNDIRRSVFMIKERNGLKDSDLQAGQTLIIPKQS; translated from the coding sequence ATGATGACTTTATCTGGATACAGCACGCCGGAGCGCGGCTCTGAGGCAACGGTCCGCAGGCAAGAGAAGAAGCAGGAACATATTTATCTCAAGGAATGCTTCCGTCCCGGAGCAGGCGCCGGCGACTCCAGATTCATCACCCGTTCCTCCTCCGTCTCGGCAAGGACAGCCGGAAGCAGCCGTCCGCGCCGAATGCTTCCTTATGCAGCGGCAGCGCTCCTGTTCCTTCTGGCCTTCTCCAGCTTCTGGGGATTTTCCGGAGCGAGCTCATCTCACATCACCCCCGCAGCGGAAGGCGAGCTTACCATTACGGTGACGAGCGGAGACACGCTCTGGTCCATCGCCGGGAATTCCGGCCTCTCCAACGACATCCGGCGCAGCGTCTTCATGATCAAGGAGCGCAACGGGCTGAAGGATTCCGATCTGCAGGCGGGACAGACCTTGATCATTCCCAAGCAATCTTGA
- a CDS encoding DUF896 domain-containing protein — MDIDALIARINELSRKHKSVGLTPEEVIERTQLRQQYLANFKRNFKQQLDTIEWVDDEKKGGR; from the coding sequence GTGGATATCGATGCCTTGATCGCGAGGATCAACGAGCTTTCCCGCAAGCACAAATCTGTCGGGCTGACGCCTGAGGAAGTCATAGAACGGACGCAGCTCAGACAGCAGTATCTGGCCAACTTCAAGCGCAATTTCAAGCAGCAGCTGGACACCATTGAATGGGTGGATGACGAGAAAAAGGGAGGCCGATAA